A region from the Cryptosporangium arvum DSM 44712 genome encodes:
- a CDS encoding SDR family NAD(P)-dependent oxidoreductase: MDFENLVALVTGSTTNGAGRATARLLAERGASVIVSGRDSERGSTVVREIEAAGGTARFVRADLADSASVQGLAEAAGPVDVLVNNAGIFPAAHTLEQETEPFDLLFAVNVRAPYFLTKALLPTMIERGGGSVVNISTHAVRQAEPGLGVYSGTKAAMESFTRTWAKEFAASGVRFNTVAPGTFLSDGVVNASGRETVEAIGTKNSVLGRAAQPHEIAEAVAFLASPRASYITGATLAVDGGRTIL; the protein is encoded by the coding sequence ATGGATTTCGAGAATCTCGTCGCGCTGGTGACCGGCTCCACCACCAACGGCGCCGGGCGCGCGACGGCGCGGCTGCTCGCCGAACGAGGCGCATCGGTGATCGTCTCCGGGCGCGACAGCGAACGCGGGAGCACCGTCGTGCGCGAGATCGAGGCAGCCGGAGGCACCGCGCGCTTCGTCCGGGCCGACCTGGCCGATTCCGCCTCGGTCCAGGGCCTGGCCGAGGCCGCGGGCCCCGTCGACGTTCTCGTCAACAACGCCGGCATCTTTCCCGCAGCGCACACCCTCGAGCAGGAGACCGAGCCCTTCGACCTGCTGTTCGCGGTGAACGTACGAGCGCCGTACTTCCTGACCAAGGCGCTGCTGCCGACGATGATCGAGCGGGGAGGCGGCAGCGTCGTGAACATCTCCACCCACGCGGTCCGGCAGGCCGAACCCGGCCTCGGGGTGTACAGCGGCACCAAGGCCGCGATGGAATCCTTCACCCGTACCTGGGCGAAGGAGTTCGCGGCGTCGGGTGTCCGCTTCAACACCGTCGCACCCGGAACCTTCCTCTCGGATGGCGTCGTGAACGCCAGCGGGCGGGAAACCGTCGAGGCCATCGGAACGAAGAACAGCGTCCTCGGCCGCGCCGCTCAACCCCACGAGATCGCGGAGGCGGTGGCGTTCCTGGCCTCGCCCAGGGCCAGCTACATCACCGGGGCGACGCTGGCCGTCGACGGTGGACGAACCATCCTGTAG
- a CDS encoding ArsR/SmtB family transcription factor, which produces MATSPVTAPTRPDATSDAALCCAPITGTPLSASEADQLAALLKAIAEPTRLRLLSLVAAHEGGEACVCDLTDPVGLSQPTVSHHLKVLVDAGLLTREKRGVWAYYRLVPGRLSQISQALSVACC; this is translated from the coding sequence ATGGCGACCTCTCCGGTGACCGCGCCGACCCGCCCGGACGCGACCTCCGACGCGGCGTTGTGCTGCGCCCCGATCACCGGGACGCCGCTGTCCGCGTCGGAAGCGGACCAGCTCGCGGCGCTGCTCAAAGCCATCGCCGAGCCCACCCGGTTGCGGCTGTTGTCGCTGGTGGCCGCGCACGAGGGCGGCGAAGCGTGCGTCTGCGACCTGACCGACCCGGTCGGGCTCTCGCAGCCAACGGTGTCCCATCACCTCAAGGTCCTGGTCGATGCCGGTCTGCTGACCCGGGAGAAGCGCGGCGTCTGGGCGTACTACCGCCTCGTGCCCGGTCGGCTGTCCCAGATCAGCCAGGCACTGTCGGTGGCCTGCTGCTAG
- the arsM gene encoding arsenite methyltransferase translates to MSDDTQNALREQVRDRYAQAALTVLDGATDDASCCGPSDRSGPPEALEIDERFGAGLYGDDTDGLPAEAVAASLGCGNPLAVADLEPGERVLDLGSGGGIDVLLSARRVGPTGRAFGLDMTDEMLALARANAAKAGATNVEFLKGQIEAIPLPAGSIDVVISNCVINLSTDKSAVLAEMFRVLAPGGRIGISDVVAEDHLSAADRAERGSYVGCIAGALSRTEYLDGLAAAGFTDASVAFTHEAGDGLHGAIIRATKPTAPAADLTATELTATELTATGRTTDRSSGGCC, encoded by the coding sequence ATGAGCGACGACACGCAGAACGCCCTGCGCGAGCAGGTCCGCGACCGCTACGCCCAGGCGGCGCTGACGGTTCTCGACGGGGCGACCGACGACGCGTCGTGTTGCGGCCCGAGCGACCGGAGCGGGCCGCCGGAGGCGTTGGAGATCGACGAGCGGTTCGGTGCCGGCCTCTACGGCGACGACACCGACGGTCTGCCCGCCGAGGCCGTCGCGGCGTCGCTGGGCTGCGGCAACCCGCTCGCGGTCGCTGACCTCGAACCCGGCGAACGCGTCCTGGACCTCGGGTCCGGTGGCGGCATCGACGTGCTGCTCTCCGCCCGCCGGGTCGGGCCGACCGGCCGGGCGTTCGGTCTGGACATGACCGACGAGATGCTCGCGCTGGCCCGCGCGAACGCGGCGAAAGCCGGAGCGACGAACGTCGAGTTCCTCAAGGGCCAGATCGAGGCGATCCCGCTGCCGGCCGGCTCGATCGACGTGGTGATCTCCAACTGCGTGATCAACCTGTCCACCGACAAGAGCGCGGTGCTGGCCGAGATGTTCCGGGTGCTCGCCCCGGGCGGGCGGATCGGGATCAGCGACGTCGTCGCCGAGGACCACCTCAGCGCGGCCGACCGGGCCGAACGCGGCAGCTACGTCGGCTGCATCGCCGGGGCGCTCTCCCGCACCGAGTACCTCGACGGCCTGGCCGCGGCCGGTTTCACCGACGCCAGCGTGGCGTTCACCCACGAAGCCGGGGACGGGCTGCACGGCGCGATCATCCGCGCCACCAAACCCACCGCCCCAGCGGCCGATCTCACCGCGACCGAACTCACCGCGACCGAACTCACCGCGACCGGTCGGACGACGGACCGGTCGTCCGGCGGCTGCTGCTAG
- a CDS encoding arsenate reductase ArsC: MTEMPSTGAETALGGKPSVLFVCVHNAGRSQMAAGWLTHLAGDTVEVRSAGSAPAETINPAAVEAMREVGIDLTDQKPTILTVDDVRASDVVITMGCGDACPVFPGKRYEDWNLTDPAGQDVGVVRKIRDEIRGHVETLLTDLTRR, translated from the coding sequence ATGACCGAAATGCCGTCGACCGGCGCGGAGACCGCACTGGGCGGCAAGCCCAGCGTTCTGTTCGTCTGCGTCCACAATGCCGGGCGCTCCCAGATGGCCGCCGGATGGCTCACCCACCTGGCCGGTGACACCGTCGAGGTCCGGTCAGCCGGGTCGGCGCCCGCCGAGACGATCAACCCCGCCGCGGTCGAGGCGATGCGCGAGGTCGGCATCGACCTCACCGACCAGAAACCCACGATCCTCACCGTCGACGACGTCCGAGCCTCCGACGTCGTCATCACCATGGGCTGCGGCGACGCCTGCCCCGTGTTCCCCGGCAAACGCTACGAAGACTGGAACCTCACCGACCCCGCCGGCCAGGACGTCGGCGTCGTCCGGAAAATCCGCGACGAGATCCGCGGCCACGTCGAGACCCTGCTCACCGACCTGACTCGCCGCTGA
- a CDS encoding helix-turn-helix transcriptional regulator, which yields MPHAELETLFGREVELANIRRFLQSIRHGGDMRMVRGEPGVGKSALLAAAADLADAEGMRVLPANGSEFEAEISYSLLNQLLLPLYTDMQKLPPALRDALTVALGFGSGPAPAALLVCNAALMLLTTVAKKKPALLIVDDVQWVDRPSAVVLGFVARRVRGTPVGVIAASRTGTESFLDSRGLTEVTVDPLSDEASARLVDTRFPALTDRVRQRLLDLAQGNPLALLELPGSLTDSTPPADVVPLSDRLQTIFATRIAGLPESTRLLLLLATFEGSGDLRTLRGLADLAPLAAADRAQLVRVNDAGGRIVFGHPLIQSAIVAMSTSEERQQAHQAIAAALPGDPERRAWHLAAATVGPDEVVAAELEEAAHVVLRRGDAFGAVAALVRAAEMSSTPEDAARRLAEAAYTGAEAGVAGDATTLLADARSMSQGPAGALHAANATALLMINGDGDVRTAHRLLAGAIETGEHGWRADDQALDEAMHTLLLLSSFASSPDHWATFHRLLARLQPEPGDLLSVLSRTFTDPVRTAAAALPDLEALIAALPGETDLTRIVRTGTASAHLSRLGDLREHSWRLVRQGREGGAPQWQVSGLMHLCEDDYYTGRWDEVEELAAEGERVADESGLPFLRWYFLLNRAVVAAGRGRFGEAYDLADEITHWAAPRGVAAMLAVAHLPRTLAAAAAGDFEAAYRHATTISPAGVLAPYAPTAMWVMLDVVEAAQRTGRTAEARAHAEAMRTADVAALSTRMRLIQHGVDALVLDDEAGDRLEQALADPATERWLFDSSRIRLVFAEKLRRRKEYSRAGTHLLAARTGFAAIGAEPWLDRTVGELRAAGHRPTAADRPPAALTTQEMEIANLAAAGLTNKQIAQRLYLSHRTVGAHLYRVFPKLGVTSRAGLRDALNHL from the coding sequence AAGCTGCCGCCGGCGCTGCGCGACGCCCTCACCGTCGCTCTCGGCTTCGGTTCCGGCCCGGCGCCCGCCGCCCTGCTCGTGTGCAACGCCGCCCTGATGCTGCTCACGACCGTCGCCAAGAAGAAGCCCGCGCTCCTCATCGTCGACGACGTCCAATGGGTCGACCGGCCCAGTGCCGTCGTGCTCGGGTTCGTCGCCCGACGCGTACGGGGAACGCCCGTCGGCGTCATCGCCGCCTCGCGCACCGGGACGGAAAGCTTCCTCGACTCGCGCGGCCTGACCGAGGTCACCGTCGACCCCCTGAGCGACGAGGCTTCCGCCCGGCTGGTCGATACACGTTTCCCGGCCCTGACCGACCGCGTGCGGCAGCGCCTGCTCGACCTCGCCCAAGGCAACCCGCTGGCCTTGCTGGAACTGCCGGGTAGCCTCACCGACTCCACCCCGCCGGCCGACGTGGTGCCGCTCAGCGACCGGCTGCAGACCATCTTCGCCACCCGCATCGCGGGTCTGCCCGAGTCCACTCGCCTGCTGCTCCTGCTCGCCACGTTCGAAGGAAGCGGTGACCTGCGCACCCTGCGCGGCCTGGCCGACCTGGCCCCCCTCGCCGCCGCCGATCGGGCCCAGCTCGTGCGCGTCAACGACGCCGGCGGGCGCATCGTCTTCGGCCACCCGCTGATCCAGTCGGCAATCGTCGCGATGTCGACCTCCGAGGAGCGTCAACAGGCCCACCAAGCCATCGCCGCCGCGCTGCCGGGCGACCCGGAGCGCCGCGCCTGGCATCTCGCCGCGGCCACAGTCGGCCCGGACGAGGTGGTCGCCGCGGAGCTCGAAGAGGCCGCGCACGTGGTGTTGCGTCGCGGCGACGCCTTCGGTGCCGTCGCCGCGCTCGTACGCGCTGCCGAAATGAGCAGCACGCCCGAGGACGCGGCCCGACGGCTGGCCGAGGCCGCGTACACCGGCGCGGAAGCCGGCGTCGCCGGCGACGCCACGACGTTGCTGGCCGACGCGCGGTCGATGAGCCAGGGCCCCGCCGGTGCGCTGCACGCCGCCAACGCGACCGCCCTGTTGATGATCAACGGTGACGGCGACGTCCGCACCGCGCACCGCCTGCTCGCCGGGGCCATCGAGACCGGCGAACACGGCTGGCGGGCCGACGACCAGGCCCTCGACGAAGCCATGCACACCCTGCTGCTGCTCTCCTCGTTCGCGAGCAGTCCCGATCACTGGGCCACCTTCCACCGCCTGCTGGCCAGGCTCCAGCCGGAACCGGGCGACCTCCTGTCGGTGCTGAGCCGGACCTTCACCGACCCCGTTCGCACCGCTGCGGCGGCCCTGCCCGATCTCGAGGCACTGATCGCGGCCCTGCCCGGCGAGACGGACCTGACCCGGATCGTTCGCACGGGTACCGCCTCGGCTCACCTCAGCCGGCTGGGCGACCTTCGCGAGCATTCGTGGCGGCTCGTGCGTCAGGGCCGCGAAGGCGGCGCGCCCCAGTGGCAGGTGAGCGGGCTGATGCACCTCTGCGAGGACGACTACTACACCGGGCGCTGGGACGAGGTCGAAGAACTCGCCGCCGAAGGTGAGCGCGTCGCGGACGAGAGCGGGCTTCCCTTCCTGCGGTGGTACTTCCTGCTGAACCGGGCCGTCGTCGCCGCCGGCCGGGGGCGGTTCGGCGAGGCGTACGACCTGGCCGACGAGATCACTCACTGGGCGGCGCCGCGCGGCGTCGCGGCGATGCTGGCCGTCGCACATCTCCCCCGCACGCTGGCCGCCGCGGCCGCGGGCGACTTCGAGGCCGCCTACCGGCACGCGACAACCATCAGCCCGGCCGGCGTGCTGGCGCCGTACGCGCCGACCGCCATGTGGGTGATGCTCGACGTGGTCGAGGCCGCTCAGCGCACCGGCCGGACGGCCGAGGCGCGGGCCCACGCCGAGGCCATGCGCACCGCGGACGTCGCCGCGCTGTCCACCCGCATGCGGCTGATCCAGCACGGCGTCGACGCGCTCGTCCTCGACGACGAGGCCGGCGACCGGCTCGAGCAGGCGTTGGCCGACCCCGCCACCGAGCGCTGGCTCTTCGATTCGTCACGCATCCGGCTCGTGTTCGCCGAAAAGCTGCGCCGGCGCAAGGAGTACAGCCGCGCCGGCACGCATCTGCTGGCGGCCCGAACCGGTTTCGCCGCGATAGGCGCCGAACCGTGGCTGGACCGGACCGTCGGGGAACTGCGCGCCGCCGGACACCGGCCGACGGCCGCCGACCGACCGCCGGCCGCCCTGACCACCCAGGAAATGGAGATCGCCAACCTGGCCGCCGCCGGCCTGACCAATAAACAGATCGCTCAGCGCCTCTACCTGTCCCACCGCACGGTCGGCGCTCATCTCTACCGCGTCTTCCCCAAACTGGGCGTGACCTCCCGGGCCGGCCTGCGCGACGCCCTCAACCACTTATGA
- a CDS encoding LysR family transcriptional regulator: protein MNLRQYEYALTVAEEGSMTAAAERLRVSQPSLSQQIGALEKHLGVRLFTRTPSGMAVTVAGRAFLAEARIATTASRRALAAARAADGDLAGELIIAVHMGLGARQLPRALGRLRQRYPKLRVTLHEEPDPTEMERLAREGTLDAILVHRIPAGCTFDTHVLGEESYVAVLPDGHPKLAGGTALSLDDLVTEGWVRFRRTSKLDDYLARLLDDTGTSPTIVASASQITTAVRLAAQGLGVTVVPASAVPEGLERLARPLLPPLTEPVLLGLRRHPGPAEKVLLDHLRQEDWRGVDVPAPPAST from the coding sequence GTGAACCTGCGGCAGTACGAATACGCCCTGACCGTCGCCGAAGAAGGCTCCATGACGGCGGCAGCGGAGCGCCTGCGCGTATCGCAACCGTCCTTGTCGCAGCAGATCGGCGCTCTGGAGAAGCACCTGGGCGTTCGGCTGTTCACCCGCACCCCGAGCGGAATGGCGGTGACGGTCGCCGGGCGGGCTTTCCTCGCGGAGGCGAGGATCGCGACCACCGCATCCCGCCGGGCACTCGCGGCAGCCCGCGCGGCCGACGGAGATCTGGCCGGCGAACTCATCATCGCGGTGCACATGGGTCTGGGTGCGCGCCAGCTGCCCCGGGCGCTGGGGCGACTGCGTCAGCGCTACCCGAAGCTCCGGGTGACCCTCCACGAGGAGCCCGATCCCACGGAGATGGAGCGACTGGCCCGGGAGGGCACCCTGGACGCCATTCTCGTGCACCGGATCCCCGCCGGGTGCACGTTCGACACCCATGTGCTGGGCGAGGAGTCCTACGTCGCCGTGCTGCCGGACGGGCATCCGAAGCTGGCCGGCGGGACGGCCCTGAGCCTCGACGATCTGGTGACGGAGGGATGGGTGCGATTCCGCCGAACGAGCAAGCTCGACGACTATCTCGCCCGACTGCTCGACGACACGGGAACCAGCCCGACCATCGTGGCCAGCGCCTCGCAGATCACCACCGCGGTGCGACTCGCGGCGCAAGGCCTCGGCGTCACCGTGGTCCCGGCCTCGGCCGTCCCCGAAGGCCTCGAAAGGCTGGCCCGTCCTCTTCTGCCGCCGCTCACCGAGCCGGTTCTGCTCGGGTTGCGGCGCCACCCGGGGCCGGCGGAGAAGGTGCTGCTCGACCACCTCCGCCAGGAGGACTGGCGCGGCGTGGACGTCCCTGCCCCACCGGCGTCGACCTGA
- a CDS encoding aquaporin produces the protein MAADPAPQIRPAPTAGVELSRRLLAEFLGTGLLVTAVIGSGIMAVRLAPGQPGLQLLANSLATVFALAALILMFGPVSGAHFNPVVSAADWWLGRRTGTGLRPSELAVYTAAQVLGAIGGAILANTMFGLPAVTAASHDRTGGPLWLGEIVATTGLLLLIAALTYSHRTALAPAAVAAWIGGAYWFTSSTSFANPAVTIGRAFSDTVAGIAPASVPAFVAAQLLGLVLAVGLVAALYPTGRNIVDDDPFVTHHDDITENRTVLPERN, from the coding sequence GTGGCAGCTGATCCCGCCCCGCAGATCCGCCCCGCGCCCACCGCCGGGGTGGAACTGAGCCGTCGGCTACTCGCGGAGTTCCTCGGCACCGGTCTGCTGGTCACCGCCGTGATCGGGTCGGGGATCATGGCCGTCCGGCTGGCCCCGGGGCAGCCGGGGTTGCAGTTGCTGGCCAACTCGCTGGCGACGGTGTTCGCGCTGGCGGCGCTGATCCTGATGTTCGGGCCGGTGTCCGGCGCGCACTTCAATCCGGTGGTCTCCGCGGCGGACTGGTGGCTGGGCCGCCGGACCGGGACCGGCCTGCGCCCGTCCGAGCTGGCCGTCTATACCGCCGCGCAGGTCCTCGGCGCGATCGGCGGCGCGATCCTGGCCAACACCATGTTCGGCCTCCCGGCGGTCACCGCGGCCTCGCACGACCGGACCGGCGGGCCGCTCTGGCTCGGCGAGATCGTCGCCACCACCGGGCTGCTCCTGCTCATCGCCGCACTGACCTACTCGCACCGCACCGCCCTCGCCCCGGCCGCGGTCGCGGCGTGGATCGGCGGCGCCTACTGGTTCACCTCCTCCACCAGCTTCGCGAACCCCGCCGTCACGATCGGCCGCGCGTTCAGCGACACCGTCGCCGGCATCGCGCCCGCCTCGGTCCCGGCCTTCGTCGCCGCCCAACTCCTCGGCCTCGTCCTGGCCGTCGGCCTCGTCGCCGCGCTCTACCCCACCGGCAGGAACATCGTGGACGACGACCCTTTCGTCACGCACCACGACGACATCACGGAAAACCGCACCGTGCTCCCCGAGAGGAACTGA
- a CDS encoding AfsR/SARP family transcriptional regulator, whose translation MEIHNGDEWRLVAGAKVRALLAVLVVQLGQLVPLDRLVAEIWGDGPPASADSLVRGYVLTLRRTFGADGASCVVGHGRGYRLDLPPEAVDVHRFDAICVAGHQALQRGDAEDASLLLTDALALYRGPALVDVPPTRTGAAYAAALEERRLVALEARIEADLRAHRQSAVLGELRALVAEHPTRERLAGQWMRALAATGRRAEALDAYRVTYDRLVDRFGIVPGPQLRAVHRDVLAAEHVDQTMSPAPRARRPDGADRWTAPAQTPADLADFVGREAELRFGRQALDAADPTTVRVLAISGPPGVGKSALAVRLAHDLRRAYPDGQLYADLDGGPGRIADLRGVLAGFLRASGVPDSVIPNGADECAALLRSRVADRRVLLLVQNAHREQDVRTLIPGGAGCAVVVTSRTCLSGLAGCRLVDLDVFTFDEAWRLLERAVGTARLEAERHAARRLIELCGRLPLAVRIVAARAAATPETSLTWLLAKMGEERRRLDELHLRDLDVRAAIRKGWVLLDDRARLMLQRLAMLEVVSFPGWVADVVSGFDEASAEEALRALVDQRLLATAGVDRYGRPWYRVHTLTRLFAKEHATPVLCTPPRRTAPRARPAFLRPPVVGTAAVGRRPV comes from the coding sequence ATGGAGATCCACAACGGTGACGAGTGGCGGCTGGTCGCCGGCGCGAAGGTTCGCGCGCTGCTCGCCGTGCTCGTCGTACAACTCGGTCAGCTCGTGCCACTCGATCGGCTCGTCGCCGAGATCTGGGGCGACGGACCGCCGGCGTCGGCCGACAGCCTCGTGCGGGGGTACGTGCTGACGCTACGACGGACGTTCGGGGCGGACGGCGCGAGTTGCGTCGTCGGGCACGGCCGTGGCTACCGACTCGACCTGCCGCCGGAAGCCGTCGACGTCCACCGCTTCGACGCGATCTGCGTGGCGGGACACCAGGCGCTGCAGCGAGGCGACGCGGAGGACGCCTCGCTGCTGTTGACCGATGCGCTCGCCCTGTACCGGGGACCGGCGCTCGTGGACGTACCGCCGACCCGCACCGGAGCGGCGTACGCCGCGGCCCTGGAGGAGCGGCGGCTGGTGGCGCTGGAGGCGCGGATCGAAGCGGATCTGCGCGCCCACCGTCAGAGCGCGGTCCTCGGGGAGCTCCGCGCGCTGGTGGCCGAGCATCCGACCCGGGAACGGCTGGCCGGGCAGTGGATGCGCGCCCTGGCCGCCACCGGGCGGCGGGCCGAGGCACTGGACGCCTACCGGGTCACCTACGACCGGCTCGTCGACCGGTTCGGCATCGTTCCCGGACCGCAACTGCGCGCCGTGCACCGCGATGTACTGGCGGCGGAGCACGTCGATCAGACGATGAGTCCCGCACCCCGTGCTCGCCGGCCGGACGGTGCCGACCGCTGGACGGCGCCCGCGCAGACACCCGCCGACCTGGCGGACTTCGTCGGGCGGGAGGCGGAGCTGCGGTTCGGCCGGCAGGCGCTGGATGCGGCGGATCCGACGACCGTCCGCGTGTTGGCGATCTCCGGGCCGCCCGGGGTCGGGAAGAGCGCGCTCGCGGTCCGGCTCGCCCACGATCTGCGCCGGGCCTATCCGGACGGCCAGCTCTACGCGGATCTCGACGGGGGTCCCGGACGGATCGCGGATCTCCGCGGTGTGCTCGCCGGGTTCCTGCGAGCGTCGGGAGTACCCGATTCCGTCATTCCGAACGGTGCGGACGAATGCGCTGCGCTGCTCCGCAGCCGAGTCGCCGACCGGCGCGTCCTGCTCCTGGTGCAGAACGCCCACCGGGAGCAGGACGTGCGGACACTGATCCCCGGTGGTGCCGGATGCGCGGTGGTCGTGACCAGTCGCACGTGCCTGTCCGGCCTGGCCGGCTGCCGGCTCGTCGACCTGGACGTGTTCACGTTCGACGAGGCGTGGCGCCTGCTGGAGCGGGCGGTCGGCACCGCTCGTCTGGAGGCGGAGCGGCACGCGGCGCGGCGGCTGATCGAGCTGTGCGGTCGGCTTCCCCTCGCCGTACGCATCGTCGCGGCCCGCGCCGCGGCCACCCCCGAGACGTCGCTCACCTGGCTCCTCGCCAAGATGGGCGAGGAACGCCGTCGGCTGGACGAGCTGCACCTGCGCGACCTCGACGTCCGGGCGGCGATCCGGAAAGGCTGGGTCCTGCTCGACGACCGGGCCCGGTTGATGCTGCAGCGGCTCGCGATGCTCGAGGTCGTCAGTTTCCCCGGCTGGGTCGCCGACGTGGTCTCCGGCTTCGACGAGGCCAGCGCGGAGGAGGCGTTGCGCGCGCTGGTCGATCAACGATTGCTCGCGACCGCCGGGGTGGACCGGTACGGGCGACCCTGGTACCGCGTCCACACGCTGACCCGGCTGTTCGCGAAGGAACACGCGACGCCCGTGCTGTGCACACCCCCCAGACGGACCGCCCCCCGCGCACGGCCGGCGTTCCTCCGTCCTCCGGTCGTCGGCACGGCTGCGGTCGGCCGGCGCCCCGTTTAG